Proteins encoded together in one Peribacillus asahii window:
- the nadA gene encoding quinolinate synthase NadA, whose product MSLLEQALVATALPEVYKTMTTEEMEARVWEIKKQLGSRLFIPGHHYQREEVIQFSDATGDSLQLAQISAANREAEFIVFCGVHFMAETADILTTEAQTVILPDMRAGCSMADMADIHQTDRAWVKLQQLFGDTILPLTYVNSTAAIKAFVGKNGGATVTSSNAKEMVSWALSQKERILFLPDQHLGRNTAYDLGIPLDQMAVWDPHKDELIYEGNIENIKVLLWKGHCSVHENFTTANIEELRKTQPDMRIIVHPECRREVVAMADDNGSTSYIINAIEQAEPGSSWAIGTEMNLVKRLMAKHPDKNIISLNPNMCPCLTMNRIDLPHLLWSLESISKGQVINPIKVEKNIADDAILALNRMLQYK is encoded by the coding sequence ATGAGTTTATTAGAACAAGCGTTAGTCGCAACAGCTTTACCGGAAGTATATAAAACGATGACAACAGAAGAAATGGAAGCGCGTGTTTGGGAGATAAAAAAACAGCTCGGATCCCGTTTGTTTATTCCAGGGCATCACTATCAACGTGAAGAAGTGATTCAGTTTTCTGATGCTACGGGTGATTCCCTGCAGCTTGCTCAAATTTCTGCGGCGAATCGAGAGGCTGAATTTATTGTCTTCTGTGGTGTACATTTTATGGCAGAAACAGCGGATATTTTAACGACGGAAGCACAAACAGTTATCTTACCGGATATGCGTGCAGGCTGTTCGATGGCGGATATGGCGGATATTCATCAAACAGATCGAGCTTGGGTAAAACTGCAACAGTTGTTTGGTGATACAATTCTTCCTTTAACATATGTAAACTCAACAGCAGCGATTAAAGCGTTTGTGGGTAAAAATGGAGGAGCAACCGTTACCTCTTCAAACGCGAAGGAAATGGTATCTTGGGCTCTATCCCAGAAGGAACGGATTTTATTTTTACCTGACCAACATTTAGGGAGAAATACGGCTTATGATTTAGGAATTCCTTTAGATCAGATGGCTGTATGGGATCCGCATAAAGATGAATTAATTTATGAAGGAAATATCGAGAACATTAAAGTATTGCTTTGGAAAGGCCACTGCTCTGTTCATGAAAACTTTACAACTGCTAATATTGAAGAACTGCGTAAAACGCAACCAGATATGAGAATTATTGTTCATCCCGAATGTCGCCGTGAAGTAGTGGCAATGGCGGATGATAATGGCTCAACTTCTTATATTATTAACGCTATTGAACAGGCGGAACCGGGCAGCTCATGGGCAATTGGAACGGAAATGAATCTTGTTAAACGATTGATGGCTAAGCATCCGGATAAGAATATTATCTCTTTGAATCCGAATATGTGTCCATGCTTGACGATGAATCGAATTGATTTGCCGCACTTACTATGGTCTCTTGAATCGATTAGTAAAGGGCAAGTGATTAATCCAATTAAGGTAGAAAAAAATATTGCCGATGATGCCATTCTTGCATTAAATCGAATGTTACAATATAAATGA
- the nadC gene encoding carboxylating nicotinate-nucleotide diphosphorylase, with the protein MNLLKLRQLLEQFFIEDIGERDVTSDTLFPVESQGTLTFLAKEAGIFSGGDVIKTGFTMLDSTIEIELFVRDGESFEVGQKLAQMTGSMAALLKGERVVLNLVQRMSAIATEANKAVQILAGTKTKPCDTRKTTPGLRMLEKYAVQSGGAFNHRYGLYDAVMIKDNHISFAGSITKAVEIVKAKLGHTVKIEVETESKEQVIEAVQAAADIIMFDNRTPEEIKQLVQLVPPHIVTEVSGGITLENLVLYRDCGADMISLGCLTHSVRALDISAKVREREGVY; encoded by the coding sequence ATGAATTTATTAAAGCTTAGGCAATTATTAGAGCAATTCTTTATTGAGGATATCGGCGAACGCGATGTGACGAGCGACACTTTATTTCCAGTTGAATCACAAGGTACGTTAACATTTTTGGCAAAAGAAGCTGGTATTTTCTCAGGAGGAGACGTCATTAAAACAGGCTTTACGATGTTAGATTCAACCATTGAAATTGAGTTGTTTGTAAGAGATGGTGAATCGTTTGAAGTTGGTCAAAAGCTTGCGCAAATGACGGGGAGTATGGCCGCTCTTTTAAAGGGAGAGCGAGTGGTGCTGAATTTAGTCCAACGAATGTCGGCCATTGCGACAGAAGCTAATAAAGCAGTGCAAATATTAGCCGGAACGAAGACGAAGCCCTGTGATACAAGAAAGACAACACCGGGTCTACGTATGTTAGAGAAGTATGCCGTTCAATCTGGCGGGGCTTTCAATCATCGCTATGGCTTGTATGATGCGGTTATGATTAAAGATAATCATATTTCCTTTGCAGGTTCGATTACAAAGGCTGTTGAGATCGTTAAAGCGAAGCTCGGTCATACAGTTAAAATTGAAGTCGAAACAGAGTCAAAAGAGCAAGTGATTGAAGCAGTCCAGGCTGCTGCTGATATTATTATGTTTGATAATCGAACACCAGAGGAAATTAAACAACTTGTTCAATTAGTTCCGCCTCATATTGTGACAGAAGTATCGGGAGGAATTACGTTAGAGAATTTAGTTTTGTACCGAGATTGTGGAGCAGATATGATTTCGTTAGGATGCTTAACGCATAGTGTACGTGCGCTTGATATTAGTGCCAAGGTAAGAGAACGGGAGGGTGTGTATTAA
- the nadB gene encoding L-aspartate oxidase yields MNNMEVIIVGSGISALKTAIEASTTKHVMLITKSKLRHSNSYLAQGGIAVAMSKEDTPISHREDTIQAGRYYNNVKAVEALVQTAPVAISELIASGMEFDRNPEGHLMLGMEGAHSERRILHSHGDATGKYIIEHLLRELALSKVEVMEDAAVVELIMGDDASCIGVKIVDPEGQLQTMYGEHIVLATGGCGSLFQFTSNANTVSGDGIALALKAGARIRDMEFIQFHPTLLYCNGKTQGLVSEAVRGEGAKLVTASGKAIMKDVHALADLAPRHIVAQTIYSYIERGENVYLDISMISNFSERFPTVAALCLKNGIHLEEGKIPVAPGNHFLMGGIETDGKGRTSVEGLYAVGEVACTGVHGANRLASNSLLEGLVFGSTLGRYLQQAPERVLPQEKKTLKETSHVLIMLPELEDIQKHLMHYAGIVRNTKDLGRLKAWLESFQIDCLLELACEDVSIQQLAKVNAIIVSWLIAESALARQESRGGHFRSDYPMENDAVWLDTSIILDRHEVMKRLKGSVVYEFIKA; encoded by the coding sequence ATGAATAATATGGAAGTCATTATCGTCGGCAGTGGAATTTCAGCATTAAAAACGGCAATAGAAGCGAGTACAACCAAACATGTGATGCTTATCACAAAATCTAAGCTTCGTCATAGCAACTCGTATTTAGCACAAGGTGGAATTGCCGTTGCTATGTCTAAAGAGGATACACCGATTTCCCATAGAGAAGATACGATTCAAGCAGGCCGTTATTATAACAATGTAAAAGCGGTAGAAGCATTAGTGCAAACAGCTCCTGTTGCCATTTCAGAACTAATAGCATCTGGGATGGAATTTGATCGTAATCCAGAAGGACATCTTATGCTCGGGATGGAAGGGGCTCATAGTGAGCGTAGAATTCTTCATAGTCATGGTGATGCAACTGGAAAATACATCATCGAGCATTTGCTTAGAGAGTTGGCTCTTTCAAAGGTGGAAGTGATGGAAGATGCAGCAGTCGTTGAGCTCATAATGGGGGATGATGCTTCCTGTATTGGTGTTAAGATAGTGGATCCTGAAGGCCAGCTTCAAACGATGTATGGTGAACATATTGTGTTAGCAACTGGCGGATGTGGTTCATTATTTCAGTTCACGTCTAATGCCAACACCGTATCTGGAGACGGAATTGCTCTAGCTCTTAAAGCGGGAGCGCGTATTCGTGATATGGAGTTTATTCAATTTCATCCGACTTTATTATATTGTAACGGCAAAACACAAGGACTTGTATCTGAAGCCGTTCGTGGTGAAGGAGCAAAGCTTGTAACAGCATCAGGAAAAGCGATTATGAAGGATGTTCATGCTTTAGCAGATTTAGCGCCACGTCATATTGTCGCGCAAACGATTTACTCCTATATTGAACGTGGAGAAAACGTGTATTTAGATATTTCGATGATTTCTAATTTTAGCGAGCGTTTTCCAACAGTTGCTGCCCTTTGCTTAAAAAATGGAATCCATCTTGAAGAAGGAAAAATTCCTGTAGCTCCCGGCAATCATTTTTTAATGGGAGGAATTGAAACGGATGGGAAAGGGCGAACTTCTGTCGAAGGTTTATATGCTGTTGGAGAAGTCGCTTGTACAGGTGTTCATGGTGCCAATCGTCTTGCTAGCAATTCACTATTAGAGGGGTTAGTTTTTGGGAGCACTCTCGGTCGCTATTTGCAGCAAGCTCCTGAAAGAGTATTACCTCAAGAAAAGAAAACGTTAAAAGAGACCAGTCATGTTTTAATTATGTTGCCTGAATTAGAGGATATTCAAAAGCATCTTATGCATTATGCGGGTATTGTTCGGAATACGAAGGATCTTGGCCGCTTAAAAGCCTGGTTGGAATCATTTCAGATTGATTGTTTGCTCGAGCTAGCATGTGAGGATGTTTCGATCCAGCAGTTAGCAAAAGTGAATGCGATTATTGTCTCATGGTTGATTGCTGAATCGGCATTAGCAAGGCAAGAAAGCAGGGGTGGTCATTTCCGAAGTGATTATCCAATGGAAAATGATGCGGTTTGGCTGGATACTTCCATAATATTAGATCGTCATGAAGTGATGAAACGTTTGAAAGGAAGCGTTGTATATGAATTTATTAAAGCTTAG
- a CDS encoding IscS subfamily cysteine desulfurase, whose amino-acid sequence MIYFDYAATTPIDSDALKVWIDASQQFYGNSSSLHDCGSQSAKLLDVSRQQLAALLHVEKEHVIFTSGGSESNVLAIDTLLSSKHPHKNHILVSQAEHASIYQYVEKLKNNGYHITYLEHLQDGTIDLDYLENQLSEQTCLVIVQHVNSETGVVQPIEDIRTILHNRDTFLHVDCVQSFAKLPLQSISRACDSMAISSHKVYGPKGVGAVIFPNKHKLKPALPNVTHEYGFRAGTVNVPGIAAFVTAATKLVNQLDQELARIFTLRTQFIELLHESNVLFEVIESKRSQLPHILALTCSGLQGQYIMIELNRRGLAISTGSACQIDKQEPSKMMLAMGKTIEEAHQLIRLSFGKMTTEADVKKLAENFIQAVVQ is encoded by the coding sequence TTGATTTATTTTGACTACGCAGCAACAACACCAATTGATTCTGATGCTTTAAAAGTATGGATAGATGCTTCACAGCAGTTTTATGGAAATTCAAGCAGCCTTCATGATTGCGGCTCCCAGTCTGCCAAGCTACTTGATGTATCACGTCAACAGCTCGCTGCACTACTACACGTTGAAAAAGAGCATGTGATTTTTACAAGCGGCGGGTCTGAAAGCAATGTACTTGCGATTGACACCTTATTGTCATCTAAACATCCACATAAAAACCATATATTAGTTAGCCAAGCGGAGCATGCCTCCATCTATCAATATGTTGAAAAGCTTAAAAACAACGGCTATCATATTACGTACCTTGAGCATCTACAAGATGGCACAATAGATCTCGATTATTTAGAAAACCAGCTTTCGGAACAAACATGTCTCGTCATCGTTCAACACGTTAATTCCGAAACAGGAGTCGTACAGCCAATTGAAGATATACGAACAATCCTACACAACCGAGATACTTTTCTTCATGTCGATTGTGTCCAATCTTTTGCTAAACTGCCACTACAATCGATTAGCAGAGCTTGTGACAGCATGGCAATCTCCAGCCATAAAGTATATGGTCCAAAAGGTGTCGGAGCGGTTATTTTTCCAAATAAACATAAACTAAAACCGGCGCTTCCAAATGTGACTCATGAATATGGCTTTCGAGCTGGTACTGTCAACGTGCCAGGAATTGCCGCTTTTGTGACAGCTGCTACAAAGCTAGTAAACCAGCTCGATCAGGAATTAGCACGCATATTCACCTTACGCACACAATTCATTGAGCTGCTGCATGAATCGAATGTACTCTTTGAAGTCATAGAATCAAAAAGAAGCCAGTTGCCGCATATTCTTGCGTTAACCTGCTCAGGACTGCAAGGACAATATATAATGATTGAATTAAATCGACGTGGATTAGCTATTTCTACAGGAAGTGCTTGCCAGATTGATAAGCAGGAGCCTTCCAAAATGATGCTTGCTATGGGGAAAACCATTGAGGAAGCACATCAGCTTATTCGCCTTTCATTTGGCAAAATGACGACAGAAGCAGATGTGAAAAAATTAGCCGAAAACTTTATTCAGGCTGTGGTACAATGA
- a CDS encoding transcription repressor NadR: MDTKKKLLGEERRLQLLHILQSSDRPITGSELSKQANVSRQVIVSDITLLKARNEPIIATSQGYLYMHTANKTQNYERTVACHHEPSRTEEELNLLVDIGVTVKNVSIEHPIYGDLTASIMVSSRKDVQQFLTKMSETNASYLLELTDGIHLHTLSASSEELLDEAEAVLKKANILVE, from the coding sequence ATGGACACGAAAAAAAAGTTACTCGGTGAAGAAAGACGATTGCAACTACTGCACATTCTCCAATCAAGTGACCGGCCTATTACAGGAAGTGAGCTTTCAAAACAAGCTAATGTTAGCCGACAAGTAATTGTGAGTGACATCACACTTCTAAAAGCCCGAAATGAACCGATTATCGCAACAAGCCAAGGCTATTTATATATGCATACAGCAAACAAAACACAAAATTATGAGCGTACCGTTGCCTGTCACCATGAGCCTTCACGTACAGAGGAAGAGCTAAACTTACTTGTTGATATCGGGGTAACTGTTAAAAATGTGAGCATTGAACATCCTATATACGGCGATTTAACAGCATCTATTATGGTTAGCAGCCGCAAAGACGTTCAACAATTTCTTACTAAAATGTCAGAAACAAATGCTTCCTATTTACTAGAACTAACCGATGGTATTCATCTTCATACATTAAGCGCATCATCAGAAGAGCTGTTAGATGAAGCGGAAGCTGTCTTAAAAAAAGCCAATATTCTTGTGGAATAG
- the pheA gene encoding prephenate dehydratase, which yields MSHKIAFLGPKATFTDLAVSRLFPNELKMPKATIPDCIDAIQEGEADIAVVPIENALEGSVNITIDYLIHEVQLPIQGEVITPIQQHFMVHPDQAVPGFKPDMIYSHPHAIAQCHKFLHKEWKGIPCEEVTSTAAAAKMVSEQPERKIAAIANELAAEEYGLTIVQHNVHDYSYNHTKFIVVSKESVDYKGHVTVNRGWKTTLMVMLPADHSGALHQVLSAFAWRKLNLSKIESRPMKTGLGNYFFIIDVEMALDEVLIPGTISELEALGCKVSILGSYPSFAVETAVKMG from the coding sequence ATGTCGCACAAAATTGCTTTTCTCGGACCTAAGGCTACATTCACAGATTTAGCGGTCTCTCGGCTTTTTCCGAATGAATTAAAAATGCCAAAGGCTACAATTCCAGATTGTATCGACGCTATTCAAGAAGGAGAAGCTGATATTGCTGTTGTTCCAATTGAGAATGCATTAGAAGGTTCCGTTAATATTACAATTGATTATTTAATTCATGAGGTTCAGCTTCCGATTCAGGGAGAAGTGATTACACCGATCCAGCAGCATTTTATGGTGCATCCAGATCAGGCTGTACCTGGTTTTAAACCAGACATGATTTACTCACACCCGCATGCTATTGCACAGTGTCATAAATTTTTACATAAGGAATGGAAAGGTATTCCATGTGAAGAAGTGACATCAACAGCAGCGGCAGCGAAAATGGTTAGTGAGCAACCGGAACGAAAGATTGCTGCAATTGCGAATGAATTAGCGGCCGAGGAATATGGATTAACGATTGTTCAACATAATGTTCATGATTATTCTTATAATCATACGAAGTTCATCGTCGTGTCGAAGGAGAGTGTCGACTATAAAGGGCATGTAACGGTTAATCGAGGCTGGAAAACGACGCTGATGGTGATGCTTCCTGCTGACCATTCTGGAGCCCTTCACCAAGTGCTTTCAGCGTTTGCATGGCGCAAATTGAACTTGTCCAAAATTGAATCCCGCCCAATGAAAACGGGATTAGGAAATTACTTCTTTATTATTGATGTGGAAATGGCGCTTGATGAAGTGCTTATTCCAGGTACTATTTCTGAATTAGAAGCACTTGGTTGTAAGGTTTCTATTCTTGGAAGTTATCCGAGCTTCGCTGTGGAGACAGCTGTGAAGATGGGATAA
- a CDS encoding ACT domain-containing protein encodes MNGIDKKFFLVREDVLPEAMKKTLDAKEMLERGKVESVWEAVQRVDLSRSAFYKYRDTVFPFHTIVKEKLITLFFYLEDRSGTLSELLRVVALSGCNIMTIHQTIPLQGRANVTLSLNTAGMTMDIDELLTTFRKMEFVEKVEILGNGA; translated from the coding sequence GTGAACGGCATTGATAAGAAGTTTTTCCTCGTTCGCGAAGATGTCCTTCCAGAGGCCATGAAGAAAACGTTAGATGCTAAGGAAATGCTTGAACGCGGTAAAGTAGAATCTGTTTGGGAAGCAGTTCAGCGTGTGGATTTAAGTCGAAGTGCTTTTTATAAATATCGCGATACGGTATTTCCCTTTCATACAATTGTGAAAGAAAAGTTGATTACGCTCTTCTTTTATCTTGAAGATCGTTCAGGCACTTTGTCAGAGCTATTACGAGTCGTTGCGTTGTCTGGCTGCAACATTATGACGATTCACCAAACGATTCCTTTGCAAGGACGTGCCAATGTTACGCTTTCTTTAAATACGGCTGGAATGACGATGGACATTGATGAATTACTTACCACATTTCGAAAAATGGAGTTTGTTGAAAAAGTTGAAATATTAGGAAATGGTGCGTAA
- the obgE gene encoding GTPase ObgE — MFVDQVKVFVKGGDGGNGMVAYRREKYVPKGGPAGGDGGNGANVVFEVEEGLRTLMDFRYQRHFKASRGEHGMSKNQHGRNAQDMVVKVPPGTVIIDDDTKEVIADLVEHGQRAVIAKGGRGGRGNSRFATPANPAPEIAENGEPGQERYIVMELKLLADVGLVGFPSVGKSTLLSVVSAAKPKIAEYHFTTIVPNLGVVETEDNRSFVMADLPGLIEGASEGVGLGHQFLRHIERTRVIVHVIDMSGLEGRDPYEDYQTINKELQEYNLRLTERPQIIVASKMDMPDSEENLAVFKEKLQEDYPIFPISALTREGIRELLFAIADKLEETPEFPLDHDEDEDKGVHRVLYKHETQQDEFDITREPDGSFAVSGFKIERLFKMTDFSREESVRRFARQLRSFGVDEALRQRGATDGDIVRILEYEFEFVD, encoded by the coding sequence ATGTTTGTCGATCAAGTCAAAGTGTTTGTAAAAGGTGGAGATGGCGGTAACGGAATGGTTGCATATCGTCGTGAAAAATATGTACCAAAAGGTGGCCCAGCAGGCGGAGATGGCGGTAACGGAGCGAACGTTGTGTTTGAAGTAGAGGAAGGTTTACGAACATTAATGGATTTCCGTTATCAACGTCATTTTAAAGCATCGCGCGGCGAGCACGGAATGTCGAAAAATCAACATGGTCGAAATGCACAGGATATGGTTGTGAAAGTTCCACCAGGTACGGTTATTATTGACGATGATACGAAAGAAGTAATTGCCGATTTAGTCGAGCATGGACAGCGTGCCGTTATTGCTAAAGGCGGTCGCGGCGGTCGCGGGAACTCTCGTTTTGCTACACCAGCTAACCCTGCTCCAGAGATTGCTGAAAATGGTGAGCCAGGGCAAGAGCGCTATATTGTAATGGAATTAAAATTACTTGCTGATGTAGGTTTAGTTGGTTTTCCAAGTGTAGGGAAATCGACATTATTATCTGTTGTGTCAGCAGCGAAGCCAAAGATTGCTGAATATCACTTTACGACGATTGTGCCGAATCTAGGTGTAGTTGAAACAGAAGATAATCGAAGCTTTGTTATGGCTGACCTGCCAGGTTTAATTGAAGGGGCATCGGAAGGTGTTGGACTCGGTCACCAGTTTTTACGCCATATTGAAAGAACGAGAGTCATCGTTCATGTGATTGATATGTCTGGTCTTGAAGGTCGCGACCCTTACGAGGACTATCAAACGATTAACAAAGAGTTGCAGGAATATAACTTGCGTTTAACCGAGCGTCCGCAAATTATTGTGGCAAGTAAAATGGATATGCCAGATTCAGAAGAAAATTTGGCGGTATTTAAAGAGAAATTACAAGAAGATTATCCGATTTTCCCAATTTCAGCTTTAACACGAGAAGGAATTCGGGAGCTGTTGTTTGCGATTGCAGATAAGTTAGAAGAGACACCAGAATTCCCGCTTGATCATGATGAAGATGAAGATAAAGGGGTTCATCGAGTATTATATAAACATGAAACGCAACAAGATGAGTTTGACATTACGCGCGAGCCAGATGGCAGCTTTGCTGTTTCTGGATTTAAAATCGAGCGTCTATTTAAAATGACGGATTTCAGTCGTGAAGAATCTGTTCGCCGTTTTGCAAGACAGCTTCGTTCATTCGGAGTGGATGAAGCCCTTCGTCAAAGAGGAGCAACAGATGGTGATATTGTTCGTATTTTAGAATATGAATTTGAATTTGTTGATTAA
- a CDS encoding Spo0B C-terminal domain-containing protein yields MDKSWTTVEVLRQTRHDWLNKIQIIKGNLELNKIDRVKGFIEEIIIETQQEARLSSLNMPKFSELLMTANWENWTFNFEYEIVDVFEASESMDELMYQWTRSYFQLLGEQLNPFTENMLTIEVSKKEIRNMCCSFHLQGKLKEQDTVTKFLTNSLTEQQTVNVQSLSEEELFFTMDVRFE; encoded by the coding sequence ATGGATAAAAGTTGGACAACTGTCGAAGTACTTCGACAAACGCGGCATGATTGGTTAAATAAAATCCAAATTATTAAAGGCAATTTGGAATTAAATAAGATTGATCGTGTAAAAGGGTTTATTGAAGAAATTATTATTGAAACGCAGCAAGAAGCTCGGCTTTCTAGTTTAAATATGCCAAAATTTAGCGAACTGCTAATGACGGCAAATTGGGAAAATTGGACGTTCAATTTTGAATATGAAATCGTAGATGTTTTTGAAGCATCTGAATCCATGGATGAATTGATGTATCAATGGACGAGAAGCTACTTTCAGTTATTAGGAGAACAGTTAAATCCGTTTACTGAAAATATGCTTACGATAGAGGTTTCTAAAAAAGAAATCAGAAATATGTGTTGTTCTTTCCATTTACAAGGCAAGCTAAAAGAGCAGGACACTGTGACAAAGTTTCTGACTAATTCACTAACAGAGCAGCAAACAGTTAATGTGCAATCGTTGAGTGAAGAGGAGCTTTTTTTCACAATGGACGTGAGGTTTGAATAA
- the rpmA gene encoding 50S ribosomal protein L27: protein MLRLDLQFFASKKGVGSTKNGRDSQAKRLGAKRADGQFVSGGSILYRQRGTKIYPGENVGRGGDDTLYAKVDGVVRFERFGRDRKKVSVYPVAQEA from the coding sequence ATGTTAAGATTAGATCTTCAGTTCTTCGCATCGAAGAAAGGGGTAGGTTCTACAAAGAACGGTCGTGATTCACAAGCTAAGCGTTTAGGCGCTAAGCGTGCGGATGGTCAATTCGTTTCTGGTGGTTCTATCCTTTACCGTCAACGCGGAACAAAAATCTATCCAGGTGAGAACGTAGGCCGTGGTGGAGACGATACTCTATACGCAAAAGTAGACGGTGTTGTACGTTTCGAGCGTTTCGGACGTGACCGCAAAAAAGTAAGCGTATATCCAGTTGCACAAGAAGCATAA
- a CDS encoding ribosomal-processing cysteine protease Prp, with the protein MIKVTFNVPDERITSFTMSGHADFAKKGSDIVCAGASTVSFGMVNAIMSLTDVEPEIELGKDGGYLRCVIPENLSTESEEKVQLLLNALLISLQTLERDYGKYIQITLSK; encoded by the coding sequence ATGATTAAAGTAACCTTTAATGTTCCCGATGAACGAATTACTTCGTTTACAATGAGTGGACATGCTGATTTCGCTAAAAAAGGTTCCGATATTGTTTGCGCTGGTGCATCCACTGTTTCATTTGGAATGGTGAATGCAATTATGTCCTTAACGGATGTAGAACCGGAGATTGAGTTAGGCAAAGATGGTGGATATCTTCGCTGTGTGATTCCAGAGAATCTTTCAACGGAATCCGAAGAAAAGGTACAGCTTCTTTTAAATGCCTTGCTTATATCATTGCAAACTCTTGAACGTGATTATGGTAAATACATTCAAATTACTCTTAGTAAATAG
- the rplU gene encoding 50S ribosomal protein L21: protein MYAIIETGGKQVKVAAGEAVYIEKVNAEAGETVTFDKVLFVGGENVKVGAPFVEGATVTAKVEKQGRQKKITVFKYKAKKNNRKKQGHRQPYTKVVIEAINA from the coding sequence ATGTACGCAATTATTGAAACTGGCGGTAAACAAGTAAAAGTAGCAGCTGGTGAAGCAGTTTACATCGAAAAAGTAAACGCAGAAGCAGGCGAAACTGTTACATTTGACAAAGTTTTATTCGTAGGTGGCGAAAACGTGAAAGTTGGTGCTCCATTCGTGGAAGGCGCTACTGTAACGGCTAAAGTTGAAAAACAAGGTCGTCAAAAGAAAATCACGGTTTTCAAATACAAAGCGAAGAAAAACAATCGTAAAAAACAAGGTCATCGTCAACCATACACTAAAGTTGTAATTGAAGCAATCAACGCGTAA